The genomic window GGTAGTGGAATCAATTCTTAATTCTCAATTCTTAATTTTTAATTGAGGTTGGGAAACAAAGTTTCCCTTTATTATTGATATCATATAATATATAGAAAAGCTTTACTTTTCATCATTAATTAAGAATTAAAAATTTAAAATTCAAAATTGATTCTACTGCGTAGAATAATATTCATACAAGAGCATTTATAATTATTCAATGTTTACTTCGATAATAAGGTTTTTGCAGTAGAATCTTAGTTAATTTTAACATAATCCTGTATAGAATTGATTTTTACTTCAGCTATGTTTTCGCCCTCTTCTATAACCTCTTGCATAACCTTTAACGTGTCAAGCGAGGTTAAACAAGGCACATTTAACTCAACAGTTGCTCTTCTTATATTAAAACCATCACTAAAAGGTTTTCTACCATGAGTTAATGTGTTTACAACTAAGTCAACCTCACCTTGTCTAATTAGATCAACTATATTTGGTGAACCTTCTTTAATCTTCTTAACAGTTTCAACTTCTACCCCTTCTTCTGCTAAAGCATTAGCAGTTCCTTCAGTTGCTAAAACCCTAAAACCTAGTTTAGTAAACTCTATTAATATTGGTATGGCCTCTAATTTATCTTTATCTGCTATAGTTGCAACAATTGTGCCTTTACTTGGTATGTTTGTGCCTGCAGCTAAAAGTCCTTTGTATATAGCGGTTTTTAGCGATCTATCTATTCCCATCACTTCACCTGTTGACTTCATTTCAGGTCCTAAACTAATATCAACATTATCTAATTTGTTAAATGAAAACACCGGAACTTTTACTGCATAAAAATCTAATTCAGGTATTATTCCCCCGTTATATCCTAAATCTTGCAAAGTTTTTCCTAATATAATTTCTGTGGCTAATTTCACCATTGGTACTCCGGTAACCTTACTTATTATAGGAATTGTACGGCTTGAACGGGGATTAACTTCTAATACGTAAAGCTCATTATCATACTCAACAAACTGGATATTTATAAGTCCTCGTACATCTAATGCAAGGCCAATTTTAGTAGTATAATCTACAACTTTATTTTTTATCTCTTCACTTAAATCATAAGGTGGATATACTGCCATACTATCACCAGAATGAACTCCAGCTCTTTCAATATGCTGCATTATACCTGGTATCAAAACTTCTTTACCATCACAAACCGCATCTACTTCTACCTCTTTACCTAGTAAATATTTATCAACTAAAACAGGGTATTCTCTATTTATTTTAACTGCATTTTCCATATATTGCTTAAGCTCTTCTTCATTGTATACTATTTCCATAGCTCTTCCACCAAGAACATAGGATGGTCTTACTAAGACAGGATAATCAATCTTATTGGCAATTTTAACTGCCTCTTCAAAGGATACCGCTGTTTTTCCTGGCGGGCGTGGAATGTCTAGTTCTTCAACTAGAGCATCAAAACGATCACGATCTTCAGCTCTATCTATGCTATCATTAGTTGTCCCAAGTATTTTAACTCCAGCATTATCTAATGGTTTAGCTAAGTTTATAGCAGTTTGACCACCAAATTGTACTATAACTCCTTCAGGTTTTTCTTCCTCTATAATATTCATAACATCTTCATAGATAAGTGGTTCAAAGTATAATCTATCTGAAGTATCAAAATCTGTACTAACTGTTTCAGGATTGTTGTTTACTATAATTGCCTTCATGCCAGCATCTTTAAGTGCCCAGACACAGTGAACTGAACAGTAATCAAATTCTATGCCTTGCCCAATGCGAATAGGGCCACTTCCTATAACTAAAACCTTTTTAGCATTAGGGTCATGTAAGGCTTCATTTTCTTCTTCATAACATGAATAAAAATAAGGTGTCTCTGCATCAAACTCTGCTGCACAAGTATCAACTAATTTATATGTTGGTGTAACTAAATTATCATTTCTCACTTTTCTAATTTCATCTTCATTTAAGCCTTTTATTTTTGCTATTTCAAAATCGGAAAAACCTATCTTCTTTGCTTCTTTCAAAATTTTTTCTGTTAGATCTTTTTTGGCTAAACGATCTGTAAAATCTATAATATTTTTTATCTTTTTTAAGAAGTATTTATCTATTTTAGTAATATCCCATATCTCATCAATGGTAAATCCACGGTTAAATGCTTCAGCAAGGATAAATATTCTTTCATCATCGGCAAATTTTAAGCGTTCTATAAGCTGTTTATTATTCAATTCAATTAATTCTGGTAAAATTAACCCTTTTATCCCTATTTCAAGAGAACGAATCGACTTAAGGAAAGCAGCTTCAAAGCTCCTATCTATAGCCATGACTTCACCAGTAGCCTTCATTTGTGTGCCTAATTTGCGATCACCAAACACAAATTTATCAAATGGCCAACGCGGTACTTTTAAAACTACATAATCTATTGCAGGTTCAAAACATGCTGTTGTTTTTCCAGTTATTTCATTAGGTATTTCATCAAGGTTATAGCCGATTGCTATTTTGGTAGTTACTTTAGCTATTGGATAGCCAGTTGCTTTTGAAGCTAAAGCACTAGAGCGACTTACTCTAGGGTTAACTTCAATAACATAATATTTTTTGCTAAATGGGTCTAAGGCATACTGAACATTACAGCCACCAGCTATTTTTAGATGTCTAATCATCTTGATTGCAGAAGCCCTTAACATTTGATACTCTTCATCAGTTAAAGTTTGTGCAGGTGCAACCACAATACTATCTCCAGTATGTATACCTACTGGATCTATATTTTCCATACTACATATGGTTATACAATTATCGTTATGATCTCGCATAACCTCAAATTCTATTTCCTTAAAACCTGCTATACTTTTTTCTACTAATACTTGATTTATGGGACTACTTTTTAATCCACGATAAACAATAGTACGTAATTCTTCTTCGTTATGGGCTGTACCCCCACCTGTACCACCTAATGTGTATGCTGGTCTTATAATTAATGGGTATCCAATAGAATCAGCAAACATAACTGCCTCATCTACTGAGTTTACAATTTCGCTTTCAACCATCGGCTCATCTATTTCTTCCATTGTTTGTTTAAATAAATCTCTATCTTCTGCTTTTTTAATAGCTATAAGAGGAGTTCCTAGTAATGGAACACCTGTCTCTTCTAAAATTCCTTCATCACTTAATGAAAGAGCCATGTTTAGCCCTACCTGTCCCCCTAGTGATGCAATTAAACCATCAGGTTTTTCTTTATCTATAATCTTTTTTACTGTTTGTACTGTTATAGGTTCAATATAAACACGTTCTGCTATATCAGCATCAGTCATTATAGTAGCAGGATTACTATTTAATAAAACAACTTCAATTCCTTCATCTTTTAATGCTCTACAAGCCTGGGTACCTGCATAATCAAACTCTGCTGCTTGACCTATAATAATAGGTCCTGAACCTATTACCATAACTTTTTTCAAATCATTATTTATAGGCATATAATCTCCTCCGTATCAAATTACAGGAATTAAAGCAACTCAACAAATTTATCATAAAAAAATCCTGTCTCACTATAGCCAGGAAATCCTTCAGGATCAAATTGTACTGAAAAAACAGGTAAGTTTTTGTGTTTTATTCCTTCAAGACTATTATCATTTAAGCTTCGAAGTGTTATTTCTAATTCAGAATGATTAATCGAACTTTCTAAAACAGCATAACCATGATTTTGAGTTGTTATATATACTCTATTATTACTTAAATCTTTTACTGGATGATTAGTACCACGATGTCCATAAGCCAATTTAAATGTTTTAGCTCCTAAAGCTAGTGCTAAAACTTGGTGTCCTAGTCCAACACCAAATATAGGGAGCTTTCCTATTAAGTCTCGTGTTGTTTCAATTACGGATTTAATAGCCTCAGGATCCCCAGGTCCATCTGATATAAAGACTCCTTCTGGTTTTAGTGACATTATGTCTTCTAATTCATAAGTTGCAGGTACTGCTATTATCTCAAGCCCTCTCTTAATTAATGATTCTAATGCACCTCTTTTAGTTCCTAGATCAAGTAGTACTATGCGTTTTTGACCACTACTATATTTCATCACATTTTTTCTGGTTACATAACGCACCAAATCACCAGTTAATTCTTCTGATGCTTTTTTTGCTTGGTTTATAAGCCGCTTTTTATTATCAATATTGTGAGTTATTATTCCACCCATAATACCTTCACTTCTAATAAATTTGGTTAAAGCTCTTGTATCGACCTCTGTTAATACAGGTATTTCACTTTCATTTAAAAAGCTTATCAAATCCATTTCCATTTCATAATGACTTGGAAAATCAGTAGCTTCCCTAAGCACCAATCCTTTAACCATTGCCAAGCGAGATGAAAAGCTTTTTTCGTTAAAACCAACATTACCCACCAAAGGATACGTCATAACTACAATTTGACCAAAATATGAAGGATCTGTAATAATATCCTGATAACTTATCATTGCTGTACTAAAAACTACTTCTCCATTAGCCATACTACAATCATTTAGTAGCTTTCCCTCAAATACTCTTCCGTTTTCTAAAACCAAATAGCCTTTCATTTGTTATCAAACACTCCTCATATAACAACACCATCGTGCGCAACTATTCTTCCATTTACAATAGTCATAATTGGCCAGCCTTTTAGTGTGCTTCCTTTAAAAGGTGTATTTTTTCCTTTTGAATAAAAATTATTGGTATCAACATCTTTTGTTAATTCTGGATCTATAATAGTTATATCTGCTAAATTACCTTCATTTAAAGTACCCTTATCAATACCTAAGATTGATGCTGGCTCTACTGCCATTAGTTCAACCATTTTGGTTATTGTAATTATGTTATTATCAACTAATTTATCCATTATTACTGCTATAGCTGTTTCTAATCCTGATATACCAAAATCGGCTAAATCATATTCACAATCCTTACCTTCAAAATGATGTGGTGCGTGATCAGTAGCTATACAATCTATTGTGCCATCTTTTATACCTTCTATAAGTGCTTCAATATGTTCTTGTGATCTTAATGGTGGGCTTACTTTAGTATCTGTATCATAATCTCCTACTATTTCATCAGATAGTATTAAATGATGTGGTGTAACTTCACAGGTAACATTCAAACCTTCTTCCTTTGCTTGACTAATTAATTCAACCGCACCTTTGGTTGAAACATGACAAAAGTGTACTTTAGCTCCAGTCAAACGAGAAAGCATTATATCACGAGCAACAATTACATCCTCTGCCTCAGCTGGAATCCCTGTTAGCCCATAAATTGTAGAAAAATACCCTTCATGCATTTGCCCTTCTCTTGATAATTGCTTATCTTCACAATGACACATTACAGGTAAATCAAACATTTTTGAATACTCCAAAGCATTACGCATAATTTTAGAGCTAGCTACTGTGTGGCCATC from Candidatus Syntrophocurvum alkaliphilum includes these protein-coding regions:
- the carB gene encoding carbamoyl-phosphate synthase large subunit, coding for MPINNDLKKVMVIGSGPIIIGQAAEFDYAGTQACRALKDEGIEVVLLNSNPATIMTDADIAERVYIEPITVQTVKKIIDKEKPDGLIASLGGQVGLNMALSLSDEGILEETGVPLLGTPLIAIKKAEDRDLFKQTMEEIDEPMVESEIVNSVDEAVMFADSIGYPLIIRPAYTLGGTGGGTAHNEEELRTIVYRGLKSSPINQVLVEKSIAGFKEIEFEVMRDHNDNCITICSMENIDPVGIHTGDSIVVAPAQTLTDEEYQMLRASAIKMIRHLKIAGGCNVQYALDPFSKKYYVIEVNPRVSRSSALASKATGYPIAKVTTKIAIGYNLDEIPNEITGKTTACFEPAIDYVVLKVPRWPFDKFVFGDRKLGTQMKATGEVMAIDRSFEAAFLKSIRSLEIGIKGLILPELIELNNKQLIERLKFADDERIFILAEAFNRGFTIDEIWDITKIDKYFLKKIKNIIDFTDRLAKKDLTEKILKEAKKIGFSDFEIAKIKGLNEDEIRKVRNDNLVTPTYKLVDTCAAEFDAETPYFYSCYEEENEALHDPNAKKVLVIGSGPIRIGQGIEFDYCSVHCVWALKDAGMKAIIVNNNPETVSTDFDTSDRLYFEPLIYEDVMNIIEEEKPEGVIVQFGGQTAINLAKPLDNAGVKILGTTNDSIDRAEDRDRFDALVEELDIPRPPGKTAVSFEEAVKIANKIDYPVLVRPSYVLGGRAMEIVYNEEELKQYMENAVKINREYPVLVDKYLLGKEVEVDAVCDGKEVLIPGIMQHIERAGVHSGDSMAVYPPYDLSEEIKNKVVDYTTKIGLALDVRGLINIQFVEYDNELYVLEVNPRSSRTIPIISKVTGVPMVKLATEIILGKTLQDLGYNGGIIPELDFYAVKVPVFSFNKLDNVDISLGPEMKSTGEVMGIDRSLKTAIYKGLLAAGTNIPSKGTIVATIADKDKLEAIPILIEFTKLGFRVLATEGTANALAEEGVEVETVKKIKEGSPNIVDLIRQGEVDLVVNTLTHGRKPFSDGFNIRRATVELNVPCLTSLDTLKVMQEVIEEGENIAEVKINSIQDYVKIN
- the carA gene encoding glutamine-hydrolyzing carbamoyl-phosphate synthase small subunit, giving the protein MKGYLVLENGRVFEGKLLNDCSMANGEVVFSTAMISYQDIITDPSYFGQIVVMTYPLVGNVGFNEKSFSSRLAMVKGLVLREATDFPSHYEMEMDLISFLNESEIPVLTEVDTRALTKFIRSEGIMGGIITHNIDNKKRLINQAKKASEELTGDLVRYVTRKNVMKYSSGQKRIVLLDLGTKRGALESLIKRGLEIIAVPATYELEDIMSLKPEGVFISDGPGDPEAIKSVIETTRDLIGKLPIFGVGLGHQVLALALGAKTFKLAYGHRGTNHPVKDLSNNRVYITTQNHGYAVLESSINHSELEITLRSLNDNSLEGIKHKNLPVFSVQFDPEGFPGYSETGFFYDKFVELL
- a CDS encoding dihydroorotase encodes the protein MKLLIKGGKVLDPINNIDDVMDVLITDGKITTVQKNINDNEAEIIDATDKIVCPGFIDLHVHFREPGLEYKEDITSGSEAAAVGGFTTVCCMPNTNPAIDNGSVAVYIKDRADKTGLVNVFPIGSITKGQEGKELSPIAELISAGCVAISEDGHTVASSKIMRNALEYSKMFDLPVMCHCEDKQLSREGQMHEGYFSTIYGLTGIPAEAEDVIVARDIMLSRLTGAKVHFCHVSTKGAVELISQAKEEGLNVTCEVTPHHLILSDEIVGDYDTDTKVSPPLRSQEHIEALIEGIKDGTIDCIATDHAPHHFEGKDCEYDLADFGISGLETAIAVIMDKLVDNNIITITKMVELMAVEPASILGIDKGTLNEGNLADITIIDPELTKDVDTNNFYSKGKNTPFKGSTLKGWPIMTIVNGRIVAHDGVVI